In the genome of Thermoanaerobaculia bacterium, the window CGGCCTCCTCACCGCCGTCATCGCCTTCGTCGTGCTCATCCGGATCAGCCCGACGATGACGCTCTTCGCGTTCTCGTGCCTGGTGCTCTTCTCGCTGGGACTGAAGAAGGCGTTCGTCACGATCCGGCCGATCTTCCGCGAGCGCGGAAAGATCAACGCGGAAGTGACCGGACGGCTCACGGAGACGCTCGGCGGCGTCCGCGTCGTCAAGGGCTATCACGCCGAGACGCGGGAAGAGGGCGTTTTCGCCGAGGGAGTCGGCCGGCTCCTCGGAAACGTCCTGAAGACGCTCACGGCCACCTCCGTGATGAGCCTCTCGTCGACCGCGCTCATGGGGATCGTCGGAGCCGCCGTGATGTTCATGGGCGCGCGACAGATCATGGCGGGAACGCTCACGCTCGGCGGGTTCTTCACGTACACGATGTTTCTCGGCTACCTCGTGGCGCCGATCTTCCAGATCGTCAACATCGGCACGCAGATCACCGAGGCGATCGCCGGGCTCGAGCGCACGCACGAGGTACTGGCGGAGCGGCCGGAGGACGCCGATCCCGAGCGGAGCATCGTCCTGCCGGCGATCGCGGGGGCGATCCGGTTCGAGCACGTCGATTTCGCCTACGATCCCGAAAAGCCGGTCCTGAAGGACGTGAGCTTCGAAGCGCTGCCCGGGACGGTCACGGCTCTCGTCGGATCCTCGGGATCGGGCAAGTCGACGATCATCGGCCTCGTCGCGGGCTTCTACAAGCCGGCCGCCGGACGCATCCTCGT includes:
- a CDS encoding ABC transporter ATP-binding protein, whose product is MTAESGKKAPAAARLRTVWPDLWALIRPRRALLGLGLLLMAVNRVSGLVLPASTKFLVDDVVLKHRMALLVPIVLAVLGATLVQGATSFALTQLLSKEAQRLIAELRRKVQAHVGRLPVAYYDANKTGTLVARIMSDVEGVRNLVGTGLVEFAGGLLTAVIAFVVLIRISPTMTLFAFSCLVLFSLGLKKAFVTIRPIFRERGKINAEVTGRLTETLGGVRVVKGYHAETREEGVFAEGVGRLLGNVLKTLTATSVMSLSSTALMGIVGAAVMFMGARQIMAGTLTLGGFFTYTMFLGYLVAPIFQIVNIGTQITEAIAGLERTHEVLAERPEDADPERSIVLPAIAGAIRFEHVDFAYDPEKPVLKDVSFEALPGTVTALVGSSGSGKSTIIGLVAGFYKPAAGRILVDGVDLSRVRLDSYRAALGVVLQESFLFDGTIRENVGFSRPEATDEEIHRAGAIARVDEFADKFPDGWNTIVGERGVKLSGGQRQRISIAR